One region of Culex pipiens pallens isolate TS chromosome 2, TS_CPP_V2, whole genome shotgun sequence genomic DNA includes:
- the LOC120429992 gene encoding glucose dehydrogenase [FAD, quinone]-like, with amino-acid sequence MSLLGLISAKFTFIFYLIGTTLLCAFLNGSYRFYEYYYDNPPVKTSYEYIIVGTGTAGSIIAAGIPSRDVLVVEAGSMRTSLMDVPLFQPLLQGTQYDWQYQTEPQRNACRALEGQRSNWPMGKVFGGTHMLNNMIHFDMMGNTDFSGWFETPELTRKFLDYFHRWGRDPTIPVERLQYGTEFGEDFVDSMQAQTKCIEREKFCEKMEELYSRLFAKPNVTARNGMRRTASHYYWEQRRPGHELLLNAHVLKINVENGKAIGLVLEKSNRTYEIRASKGIILSAGTVGSPKILLHSGIGPQKHLKAVRIPLVQNLPVGENLQDHITTGMDLLLWPEKLPLRPLDLISPLNLWNFFNGKNSSLLLPGCEGLGGMLLPDVPRGLILGLGFMVMPAGIASDGGAHLHKLINLREKVYTQYFQRILEQNLQSVSILPVLLQPKSRGHIRLRDANPHSPPLIDPNYLQHPEDLDNLVLGINIVKEYLEEMNSKKAELNPLPFPGCRKFTFDTKPYWECYVQSLTLTMYHPVGTCRMGPKRSKKAVVSNRDLAVHGVSGLYVVDGSAIPKLPTGNPNSAIAALAHYFLKVKFNVDLLGK; translated from the coding sequence ATGTCGCTTTTGGGCTTGATTTCCGCGAAGTTTACGTTCATTTTCTACCTGATCGGAACCACCCTGCTGTGCGCGTTTTTGAACGGTTCGTATCGCTTCTACGAGTACTATTACGACAATCCTCCTGTGAAGACCAGCTATGAGTACATTATCGTCGGAACCGGAACGGCCGGTTCGATCATTGCGGCGGGTATTCCATCGCGGGACGTGCTCGTCGTGGAAGCCGGCTCTATGCGGACCAGCCTGATGGACGTGCCGCTGTTTCAACCGCTGCTCCAGGGAACCCAGTACGACTGGCAGTACCAGACGGAACCGCAGCGGAACGCTTGCCGCGCCCTGGAGGGTCAACGGAGCAATTGGCCTATGGGTAAGGTGTTCGGGGGGACGCACATGTTGAACAACATGATTCACTTCGACATGATGGGAAACACGGACTTTAGTGGGTGGTTCGAGACGCCGGAACTAACGAGGAAATTCTTGGATTACTTCCATCGCTGGGGAAGGGACCCGACCATTCCGGTGGAACGGCTGCAGTACGGGACGGAGTTTGGGGAGGACTTTGTGGACAGTATGCAAGCGCAGACCAAGTGCATTGAGAGGGAAAAGTTTTGCGAGAAGATGGAAGAACTTTACAGCAGGTTGTTCGCCAAGCCGAATGTAACGGCCCGGAACGGGATGCGAAGAACGGCGAGTCATTACTACTGGGAGCAGCGACGGCCAGGGCATGAACTGTTGCTGAACGCGCACGTGCTTAAGATTAATGTCGAAAATGGCAAAGCGATTGGGCTGGTGTTGGAGAAATCCAACCGTACTTATGAGATAAGAGCTTCCAAAGGGATAATTTTGTCCGCGGGAACTGTGGGAAGTCCGAAAATTCTTCTGCACAGTGGAATTGGTCCGCAGAAACACCTAAAAGCGGTTAGGATTCCTCTGGTTCAGAATCTACCCGTAGGTGAGAACCTTCAGGATCACATCACTACCGGAATGGATTTACTTTTGTGGCCGGAGAAACTTCCTCTGCGTCCGCTTGACCTGATTAGTCCACTCAACTTGTGGAACTTTTTCAATGGAAAGAACTCGTCTCTCTTACTGCCGGGGTGTGAAGGACTAGGCGGCATGCTGCTACCGGACGTCCCAAGAGGACTCATCCTAGGACTCGGATTCATGGTCATGCCGGCGGGAATCGCCAGCGACGGTGGCGCGCATCTGCACAAACTGATCAATTTACGCGAAAAGGTTTACACCCAATACTTCCAACGAATTCTCGAACAAAACCTCCAATCGGTCAGCATTCTCCCCGTCTTGCTGCAGCCCAAAAGCCGAGGCCACATCCGACTACGCGATGCCAACCCACACTCCCCACCCCTCATCGATCCAAATTACCTCCAACACCCGGAAGACCTCGATAACCTTGTGCTAGGAATCAACATCGTCAAAGAGTACCTCGAAGAGATGAACTCGAAAAAAGCCGAACTAAACCCGCTGCCCTTCCCCGGCTGCCGGAAGTTCACCTTCGACACCAAACCCTACTGGGAGTGTTACGTGCAGTCACTCACACTCACCATGTACCACCCGGTGGGAACGTGCCGGATGGGACCGAAGCGCAGCAAGAAGGCGGTCGTCTCGAACCGGGATCTGGCCGTGCACGGCGTGAGCGGGCTGTACGTGGTGGATGGATCGGCGATTCCGAAGCTGCCCACCGGGAACCCGAACTCGGCCATTGCGGCGCTGGCGCACTACTTTCTGAAGGTCAAATTTAACGTGGACTTGTTGGGGAAGTGA
- the LOC120429990 gene encoding ubiquitin carboxyl-terminal hydrolase encodes MTTWLPLESNPDVLNKYLEKLGVSPLWNIVDIYSMDDDALAFVPSPLKSLIFLFPCSDVYEEFRAKEDAELKAKNIEHPKDLFYLRQYVHNACGTIALVHAVLNNPDIELTEGSVMKKYLDGARDLSPEERGKLLENDAGFTETHESVANEGQTAAPDINEKVYHHFVAFVHHGGKLYELDGRKNFPVEHGATTPDSLLKDAIGVCKQYIARDPTEVRFTLMGLTPTQ; translated from the exons ATGACCACCTGGTTGCCactggaatcgaacccagat GTTCTCAACAAATACCTGGAAAAGCTGGGCGTTTCGCCGCTGTGGAACATCGTGGACATTTACAGCATGGACGATGACGCGCTGGCCTTTGTCCCGAGCCCGCTGAAGTCGCTGATTTTCCTGTTTCCCTGTTCCGATGTG TACGAAGAGTTCCGCGCCAAGGAGGACGCCGAGCTGAAGGCCAAGAACATCGAACATCCGAAGGACCTGTTCTATCTGAGGCAGTACGTGCACAATGCTTGCGGCACCATCGCCCTGGTCCACGCCGTTCTCAATAATCCGGACATCGAACTGACCGAGGGTTCCGTCATGAAGAAGTATCTGGATGGCGCCCGCGATCTCAGCCCGGAAGAGCGTGGcaagctgctggagaatgaCGCCGGGTTCACCGAGACGCACGAATCGGTGGCCAACGAGGGTCAAACGGCCGCGCCGGACATTAACGAGAAGGTGTACCACCACTTTGTGGCCTTTGTTCACCACGGCGGAAAGCTGTACGAGCTGGACGGGCGCAAGAACTTCCCCGTGGAGCACGGAGCAACCACGCCGGACAGTCTGCTCAAGGATGCCATCGGCGTTTGCAAACAATACATCGCACGCGACCCGACGGAAGTTCGCTTCACACTGATGGGACTGACTCCCACCCAGTAA
- the LOC120429989 gene encoding sphingolipid delta(4)-desaturase DES1-like: MGQHVSRTDFEWVYNEQPHIGRRDVMLKKYPEIKKLYGPDPKFKYIVTAMVLMQIFMLQVMQDQSWKMIVLVAYCFGGVINHSLMLANHEISHNMAFGYGRPLANRYFGMWCNLPIGFPMSVSFKKYHILHHRHLADEHLDPDVPSILEAKLFCTTLGKFIWVVLQPLFYAIRPLFVNPLPVERLEVINTIVQLAFNTAVVYLFGWKAMFYLIIGSLLAMGLHPVAGHFIAEHYMYAKGFETYSYYGPLNWITFNVGYHNEHHDFPAIPGSRLPEVRKIAPEFYETIPQHTSWVRVLYDFVMDPAIGPYARIKRRSVEKASKGDSIKAA, encoded by the exons ATGGGTCAACACGTTTCCCGGACGGATTTCGAGTGGGTCTACAACGAACAACCACACATCGGTCGACGCGATGTAATGCTGAAAAAGTATCCCGAGATCAAGAAGCTGTACGGACCAGATCCAAAGTTTAAATATATCGTAACAGCGATGGTACTTATGCAAATCTTCATGCTCCAAGTGATGCAAGATCAATCGTGGAAAATGATTGTCCTGGTAGCATATTGCTTCGGAGGTGTGATTAATCATTCGTTGATGCTGGCGAACCACGAGATATCTCACAACATGGCGTTTGGGTACGGAAGACCGCTGGCGAACCGGTACTTTGGAATGTGGTGCAACCTGCCGATTGGATTTCCCATGTCAGTGTCGTTTAAAAAATACCACATTCTACACCATCGACACCTGGCCGATGAACATTTGGATCCGGACGTTCCCAGCATTTTGGAAGCTAAATTGTTCTGCACCACATTGGGCAAATTCATTTGGGTGGTTCTGCAGCCCCTGTTCTACGCTATCCGACCGCTGTTTGTTAATCCCCTTCCGGTGGAACGACTGGAAGTGATCAACACAATTGTACAGTTGGCATTCAACACTGCCGTGGTGTACTTATTCGGGTGGAAGGCCATGTTCTATCTAATCATTGGATCTCTGCTGGCTATGGGTCTTCATCCGGTAGCTGGACATTTTATAGCCGAGCATTACATGTACGCAAAGGGCTTCGAAACGTACTCGTACTACGGACCCCTGAACTGGATCACCTTCAACGTGGGCTACCACAACGAACATCACGATTTTCCCGCCATTCCCGGTAGCCGATTACCAGAAGTGCGAAAAATTGCACCCGAGTTCTACGAAACCATACCACAGCATACGTCTTGGGTTCGAGTTTTGTACGATTTTGTGATGGATCCGGCCATCGGTCCTTACGCCCGGATAAAGCGAAGATCCGTGGAAAAAGCTAGCAAAG GTGACTCGATTAAAGCTGCGTAG